One Ancylobacter novellus DSM 506 genomic window, GCCTTGCCGGCCGGCTTGCGTGGGGACCGCGGGGGCTTGGGTGTCTGCGCCACGCGCCTGCCTCCTGTCGAACGCTACTCGGCGACCCAGCCGCCGTCGATCTGCTGCAGCGAGCCGGTGATCGACTTGGCGTTCTCGCCGGCCAGGAACACGGCGAGCGCCGCCACCTGGTCGACGGTGACGAATTCCTTGGTCGGCTGCTCCGCCAGCAGGAACTCCTTCACCTGCTCCTCGGTGATGCCGCGCGCCTTGGCGGTGTCGGGGATCTGCTTCTCGACGAGAGGCGTCCACACATAGCCGGGGCAGATGGCGTTCACCGTGATGCCGAAGGTCGCCGTCTCCAGCGCGATGGTCTTGGTGAGACCTGCGATGCCGTGCTTGGCCGAGACATAGGCCGACTTGAAGGGCGAGGCGACCAGCGCGTGGGCCGACGCGGTGTTGATGATGCGCCCCCATTTGCGCGCCTTCATGCCCGGCACCGCCGCCTTGATGGCGTGGAAGGCGGCTGAAAGGTTCAGCGCGATGATGAGGTCCCACTTCTCGTCCGGGAAGTCCTCGACCGGCGAGACGTACTGCACGCCGGCATTGTTGACGAGGATGTCGACCGAGCCGAGCTTCTCCTCGCCGAACTTGACGAGGCCGGCGCATTCGGACGCCTTGGTGAGGTCCGCACCGGAATAGACCGCCTTGATGCCGAACTCGGTCTCCAGCCCCGCGCGCAGCTTCTCGATCTCGCCGGCGTCGCCGAAGCCGTTCAGCGTGATGTTCACGCCCTCGGCGGCGAGCCCGCGCGCGATGGCGAGGCCGATGCCGCTGGTGGACCCGGTGACGACGGCGTTCTTCCCCTTAAGCATGAAGCTGCTCCTCAACGAGATGGAAGCACGCGCGCCCTGCGCCGGGTCTCGCGACGTGCCGTTCGAGTTCCCATTTACCGCAGGCTAGCACGGTCTTGTGCGCTGCAAACAGCCCTTGTGCCGTTCCGCACGGTCATCCGTACGTCACATGCGGGACATGGTTTTCGGTTTACTAGCCGCGGAGTACGATTGCGCGATGACGAGCCGCCACCACGACGACCACGACCACAGCGCCTGCGTCGCCGACGCACTGGCGCGGGCGGAGGCGTCGTGCGGCGAGCGCGGCGCGCGGCTCACGCCGCTGCGCCGCCGCGTGCTGGAGGAACTGGCCGACAGCCATGTGCCGCTCGGCGCCTATGAGCTGGTGGAGCGGCTCGGCGCGTCTGGCGAGAAGCCGCCACCCATGTCGGTCTACCGCGCGCTGGATTTCCTGGTGTCGGAGGGCCTCGCCCACCGCATCGAGAGCCGCAACGCCTATATCGCCTGCGGTCGCGACCACGGCGCCGATGACGTGATCGTGTTCCTGATCTGCGAGCAGTGCGGGCTGACCTCCGAGGTTTCCTCGCACGCCATCGGCCGCGACCTCGCCTGGGCGACCCGCGCCGCCGGCTTCACGCCGCACACGCCGGTGATCGAGATCGTCGGCACCTGCGCCCGCTGTCGAAAATGAACAAAGTCAGGAAAATTGAACGATCAATTTCACATTTTCAATTGCATAGCCACTAACATCGGCAATTCGTCGACGAGCATCCTCAATTATATCAGGTATCTTTTCTCTGCCATCATTTTCTCTAGAGTCAGTGCTGTAAGAAGAGAACATGTCACTGGTGCTAATGCCCAATGCATCGGATATTTTTTCAAACATTTCTCGACGAGGGAGTACTCCATTCTTTTCCCAGTTCCATACAGCCGTCACGCTGACGCCCAATTGCGCAGCCAGCGCTGATTTGGTTAAATTTTTCGCTTTCCGAGCAGTCTCAATTCTAAACCCCAAATCATGCATCGCAGTTCCTCCTAATCTGGACACAGTGTTTCACGTTAAAATTAAAATGTCGAGGTAAATTTTAATTTAAGTGTTTCGACTGCGTTTTGTCACGCAATCGAAACACTCACATTGCCGTCTTTGTGCTAAAGCCGCTCAAGCCATGCGTGAGGAGGATTTAATGCTGGCCATCGTCGCCCCGGAGCTTGAAGCCGCCGGCCCGGCGCCGCGCCGCATGACGGTTCCCGTGCAGGTCGGCCGCGTCATGGTAGGCGGCGGCGCGCCGGTCGTCGTGCAGTCCATGACCAATACCGACACCGCCGACGCGGCGGGCACGGCGCTGCAGATCGCCCAGCTCGCCCGCGCCGGCTCGGAGATCGTGCGCATCACGGTCGACCGCGACGAATCCGCCGCCGCCGTGCCGGAGATCAAGGAGCGCCTGCTCAAGATGGGGCTCGACACCCCTATCGTCGGCGACTTCCACTATAATGGCCATCTGCTGCTGACGAAGTTCCCGGACTGCGCGGCGGCGCTCGACAAGTACCGCATTAATCCGGGCAATGTCGGCTTCGGCGAGAAGCGCGACCGTCACTTCGCCACCATCGTCGAGCAGGCGATAAAGCACGACAAACCGGTGCGCATCGGCGCCAACTGGGGCTCGCTCGACGGTGACCTGCTCACCGCGCTGATGGACCAGAATGCCAAGCTCCCGCGCCCGGCGGACGCCCGCGCGGTCACCCGCGAGGCGCTGGTGCGCTCCGCCCTGCTCTCGGCGGCGCTCGCCGAGGAGATCGGCCTGCCGAAGGAGAAGATCATCCTCTCCGCCAAGGTCTCGGCGGTGCAGGACCTGATCACCGTTTATGCCGAGCTCGCCCGTCGTGCCGACTATGCGCTGCATCTCGGCCTCACCGAGGCGGGCATGGGCTCGAAGGGCATCGTCGCCTCGACCGCCGCCATGGGTGTCTTGCTGCAGCAAGGCATCGGCGACACCATCCGGGTCTCGCTCACCCCCGAGCCCGGCGGCGACCGCACCCGCGAGGTGACGGTGGCGCAGGAGATGCTGCAGACCATGGGCCTGCGCACCTTCGTGCCGCTGGTCGCCGCCTGCCCCGGCTGCGGGCGCACCACCTCCACCACCTTCCAGGAACTCGCCTTCGAGGTGCAGGACTTCATCCGCACCTCCATGCCCGAATGGAAGAAGCACTATCCCGGCGTCGAGACGCTGAACGTCGCGGTGATGGGCTGCATTGTTAACGGCCCAGGCGAAAGCAAGCACGCCGACATCGGCATCTCCCTGCCCGGCACCGGCGAGTTCCCCACCGCCCCGGTCTATCTCGACGGCAAGAAGGCCATGACCCTGCGCGGCCCGACCCTGCGCGAGGACTTCAAGAAGATCGTCGAGGACTATGTTGCGCGTCGTTTCGGCGTCGGCGCGAGCGCGGCGGCCGCCGGCGTGGACGCGGCGGAGTAGGCTGCCTTCTCTCCATCGTCATCCGGCCCCCGGGTCTTGCCTTGGGTAAGCCCAAGGGCAGGCTCCGCGCAGCGAGAGCCGGGATCGCTTCCCGATATTTGTGCGCATAGGCCTGATGGCCGTCCGGGATCACGATGTCGGAACAGGGACCACGTCATCCCCGGGCTTGGCCCGGGGATCCACGTCTTTCTCGTTTCACGTTGTCGCTCATTCCAGGTCGTGGATGCCCGGGCCAAGCCCGGGCATGACGGCATAGGCGGAAGGGATGACGGCCCCTGGGATCTCTGAGGAATATAATCCTAGACAAAGCCTCCCCCATCTGCCATCCTTGCCTCACCTCGTCCCGATGAGGGGGCGCAACCGGAGCGGCCGGCTCGCGCGGGACGGGGGGCGGTGGCCGTCTGGCGGGGATAACGCACCTCGTCCGGGCGGCGGCCCAAGCCGTGCGTTCCCGGCTCGCACTTTCCGCGAGTCACCGTGGCTGGCGCTAACCGGTTCGCCGGCAAGCGCGCAAGCCCCCCAGCGGAGGATAGCAACGGTAGTTCCTCCGGGGGCCGCATGGAGCAAGCCCGAAAACACCGCGTGCGGGGCGCCGGGCACGGCGCGTCGGTTGGTTGAATGAAGGCTTGCACCACCTTTTCACAATCGGTGCAGGCGACCGCCGGAGTGTCCGCTCCGGCGCCCCGCACGCCCTTCCTCGAAGGGCGACCGGAAGGCCCGAACCTCCGCACCGAAAGGTGACGGGGCGATCTGGCATGCCTGAGCGGTACCAGCGTTGCGCGCGTGCCCCTTTCGGCGTAAAAGCCCGCGCTCGCCCGAGCCTGTGAATGGCAGGGCTTTCAGGAGAATGATCATGGGCTACAAGGTCGCCATCGTCGGTGCCACAGGCAATGTGGGCCGCGAAATGCTCGACATCCTCGCCGAACGCGGCTTTCCCGCGGACGAGGTCGTTGCGCTCGCCTCCCGCCGTTCGGTCGGGACGGAGGTCTCCTTCGGCGACAAGACCCTGAAAGTCAAAGCCCTCGAGCATTACGACTTCTCCGACACCGACATCTGCCTGATGTCGGCCGGCGGCGAGGTGTCCAAGGAATGGTCGCCCAAGATCGGCCGCCAGGGCTGCGTCGTGATCGATAATTCCTCGGCCTGGCGCTACGATTCGGACGTGCCGCTGATCGTGCCGGAAGTGAATGCCGACGCCATCAAGGGCTTCACCAAGAAGAACATCATCGCCAACCCGAA contains:
- the ispG gene encoding flavodoxin-dependent (E)-4-hydroxy-3-methylbut-2-enyl-diphosphate synthase yields the protein MLAIVAPELEAAGPAPRRMTVPVQVGRVMVGGGAPVVVQSMTNTDTADAAGTALQIAQLARAGSEIVRITVDRDESAAAVPEIKERLLKMGLDTPIVGDFHYNGHLLLTKFPDCAAALDKYRINPGNVGFGEKRDRHFATIVEQAIKHDKPVRIGANWGSLDGDLLTALMDQNAKLPRPADARAVTREALVRSALLSAALAEEIGLPKEKIILSAKVSAVQDLITVYAELARRADYALHLGLTEAGMGSKGIVASTAAMGVLLQQGIGDTIRVSLTPEPGGDRTREVTVAQEMLQTMGLRTFVPLVAACPGCGRTTSTTFQELAFEVQDFIRTSMPEWKKHYPGVETLNVAVMGCIVNGPGESKHADIGISLPGTGEFPTAPVYLDGKKAMTLRGPTLREDFKKIVEDYVARRFGVGASAAAAGVDAAE
- a CDS encoding helix-turn-helix domain-containing protein, whose amino-acid sequence is MHDLGFRIETARKAKNLTKSALAAQLGVSVTAVWNWEKNGVLPRREMFEKISDALGISTSDMFSSYSTDSRENDGREKIPDIIEDARRRIADVSGYAIENVKLIVQFS
- a CDS encoding Fur family transcriptional regulator; this translates as MTSRHHDDHDHSACVADALARAEASCGERGARLTPLRRRVLEELADSHVPLGAYELVERLGASGEKPPPMSVYRALDFLVSEGLAHRIESRNAYIACGRDHGADDVIVFLICEQCGLTSEVSSHAIGRDLAWATRAAGFTPHTPVIEIVGTCARCRK
- a CDS encoding 3-hydroxybutyrate dehydrogenase — protein: MLKGKNAVVTGSTSGIGLAIARGLAAEGVNITLNGFGDAGEIEKLRAGLETEFGIKAVYSGADLTKASECAGLVKFGEEKLGSVDILVNNAGVQYVSPVEDFPDEKWDLIIALNLSAAFHAIKAAVPGMKARKWGRIINTASAHALVASPFKSAYVSAKHGIAGLTKTIALETATFGITVNAICPGYVWTPLVEKQIPDTAKARGITEEQVKEFLLAEQPTKEFVTVDQVAALAVFLAGENAKSITGSLQQIDGGWVAE